The Petrotoga mobilis SJ95 genomic sequence GTGAAATCAAAACTATTTTTAAAAGGCCACGTCATCCCTATACATGGGGCTTGATGAATTCAATTCCCAGAATAGACAAGGAAGAGGAGAGGTTGCTTTCTATTCCTGGAGTTGTTCCAAATCCCTTGAACTTTCCAAAGGGTTGCAAATTTTCAAATAGGTGTTTTTTTGCTGATCAAAAATGTGTAGATGAAGATCCTAACTTGGAAGAAGTAGAACCTCGCCATTTTTCCCGTTGTTGGCACATAGACAAATTATTGGACGAAATGAACAAAGTCAAAGAAGGTGAAGTATAGTGCCAAATAGTGACAAAGTGATCTTAAAAGTTGAAAATTTGAAAAAATATTTTCCTGTTAGAGCCGGGGTCTTCAAAAGAACAGTCGCCCAAGTGCTAGCTGTAGACGATATTAGTTTTGAAATAAAAGAAGGCGAAACTCTGGGGCTTGTTGGTGAGTCCGGTTGTGGTAAAAGTACAACAGGCATGACAATCCTGAGATTATACGAACCAACAGATGGACGAATTATAATGGAGGAACAAGACACTACACCATGGTTCATGAAAGGTACCACCGTTAATAAGTATGTTAAGAAGATTTATTCAGACAGATTTGAAAAAATGAAAAAAGAATTAGGTTCAGAAGAAGAAGTAATTAAGAAATTAGATAATCAAATAGACAAAAAATACGCACAGTTATATTTTCAAAACGGAGTAAGTGAAATAAGAAAAGATTTGTTGAATAATTTGGCTGAAAAAAGACGATCCTTTAGAAAAAATGCCCAAGTCATCTTTCAAGACCCCTATTCTTCCTTAAATCCAAGAATGAGAGTTCTGGATATCATAGGAGAAGGTATGAAAGTTAATAAAATGGGTACAGCTTCTGAAATAAGAGATAGAGTAGCTAACTTAATGGAAACAGTAGGATTATCGAAAGATTATGTTTATAGGTATCCCCACCAATTTTCTGGTGGACAAAGGCAAAGAGTAGGGATAGCGCGTGCTTTGGCATTGGACCCAAAATTAATCATTTCTGATGAAGCAGTTTCCGCTTTAGATGTTTCCATTCAATCTCAGATAATAAATTTAATGGTTGACTTGAAAAATGATTACGGTTTAACCTATGTTTTTATAGCTCACGATTTGGCCGTTGTGAAGCACATAAGCGACAGAATAGCGGTTATGTATCTAGGAAAGATAGCTGAATTAACAACGAAAAAAGAGCTCTTTGATGAGCCATTACACCCTTATACGGTTTCTTTGATGTCGGCAATTCCTATACCAGATCCGGAAGTGAAAAAGAAAAGAGTGGTTTTACAAGGTGATGTACCAAGCCCTCTAAATCCACCCTCGGGTTGTAGATTTCATCCTCGTTGTCCAATTGCTAAAGATATTTGTAGCAAAGAAGAACCACCACTTAAAGAAGTTAAGCCAGGACATTTTGTATCATGTCATTTTCCTGGTGAGTTTAAAATTTAAAAGCTTGGGTTTTACCCAAGCTTTTAAATACTTTAGATTTCTCCTTTTTCGTGCAACTTTAGATCTATTTTCTTCTCTAACTTTTGTAGTATGACTGGTAAGTATCTGTCTTTTAATTTTTTTCTATCGTACTGATGAATTAAAAAATAAGTAATTCCCAATCCTAAAATGCCAGCCAAGAAAGAGAAGATATCTGAAAAGCCCAAAGTATAGAGAATGGAAACTATAGACAAGAAAACTATTAAAGGAATCCCATAAGCTAAAAAAGAAAGTTTCACTACTGGAACTTCAGGTAATTCTACAACTACTTTATCTCCTTTTTTTACATCGACTTTTTCGATGTTTTTAGCTTTTAAATTTAGTTCGTTTGCCCCACCTAATAGGGTACAGCCACCTTTCATTGCACAGCTTTCACATTCTTGCGTTCGTGTGGTTCTCAAATACACGTAACTTTCGTCTTTATCGATAACATCCATTACTTCCCTCATCGTTTATTACCTCCAATCCATTATGACATACGTCCAAAACCGTTACTTTATAACCTTGATCAAAGTGAGAAAGAAAATTAACCATCTCATCTTCTATATTTTTATAATCTCCGTCCAAAATTCCCATGATTGTTGGCCCAGAACCACTCAAAAAATACCCCTTTGTACCTATTTTCATCAATTTAGATGTTATTTCTTCCCAGTAGGGGATAAAATCTTTACGATATGGCTGATGAATTTTATCTTTCGTGGCTTCTGACAAATTTTCAAAATGGGAGGTTACAAGCGAGGCTACGAGAAGACCAACTCTGCTTATATTAAACACCGCATCTTCAATGGGCACATTTTTTGGTAAAAGTGAACGAGCTTTTTTGGTAGAAAAATGAAAATCGGGGATAATTGCCAATAATTTCAACTGAGTTGGTAAATCCATTTTTACATACTTAACTTCTTTTTCCAACAAACTTCCTACTGTCAATCCTCCAACGAATGCAGGTAGAATATTATCCGTATGTCCATCCATTGTAGCTGCTAAATATATTATCTCTTCTTTCTTCAAAGGATTATTAAGCAGTTCGTTGGCAACTACTAAGCCTCCGACTATACAGGCTGCGCTACTTCCCAAACCTCTTGCTATGGGTATATTATTTATAAGATTTATGCGAAGACCCTTCGGATGAATATTTACTGCGTCAAACAATCGTTTCATCGCCTGATAAACTAAATTATGCTCATTAGTTTCTATATATGCTTGATCTTCAACCGGAATATTAATTTCTAGGCCAAAGTTTATTTCTTCTACTTCTATGATATTGTACAATTGTAAGGCTATCCCTAAACTGTCAAATCCTGGTCCTATGTTGGCAGTTGTGGCTGGAACTTTGACTCTTATCATTTCTTCAGCCCTTTCATTAAGTGATTATCCAAGATTAAGTTTGTTTTTAACATTGTTGATAACAGAGTTTTCGCAGGAAAAATATGTTTTTATAATGCCCCTATATATATCGATCATTTTCTTGCAATTTTCGTTCAACTCATCTTCCTTGATTTTCCCCTCAAAAAAATCGTTCAACAATTCTTCTTCTTTTTCGTTCATACTAAGTTGGCCTCCTCTATGAATTGTCGCAATTTTTTTCTCGCATAATGCAGCTTACTTTTTACAGTCCCTAAAGGGATTTCCATTATCTCAGCAATTTCATTGTAACTCATACCATCGATATCTCTTAACTTAATCAGTAGTCTTTCTTCCTTGTCTAGTTTTTCCATTATATTTAAAATCATTTGGTAATCAAGCTCTTCTAGTACTTCATTTTTTACATTTGTATTGGAGATTGCTTGTATATTAGGATTTTGATCCGTTTCATCTTCAAAATCCACAGAAGTTTCTTTGCTTCGTTGATATTTGCGAGAATAATTTTTTCCCACATTGACAGCTATTCTGTAAATCCAAGTAGACAATTTGGAAAGGCCTTTAAATCCATTTATTCCTTTAATAATTCTTATAAACACCTCTTGAAGTGCATCTTCTATTTCATCATGGTTAACGTAATTTTTTAAAACCCCATAAATTTTTGGTGCATACTCTTCGTATAATTTTTTAAACGCATCGGGATCATTTTTTTTAAGATCTTCAATGAATTTTTCTTCTATCAATTTGACTCTCTCCTATAATAAATTGTTCATTTTATTATACCATAAATTGTTAGGGCGATTCTATGAAAAATATTTCTTGAAATTTTTTTCATAGTTGACAAAAATGTCGATAATTGTTCCTAAATTCATATAATTGCTTCTAATCGCCTAAGAATAGATTTCTTTGGATTTGAAACTTTGAGAAAAAAGGGATAAAATATTTATGTACAATAAAAGTGAAGTTCTATATTTTAATAGAAAGAGAGAAACAATTAGAAAAAGGAGGATTACAAAGATGGAAGAAACAAAAAAGGTAAGCTTGTACGATAACGCCGTTAAGCAATTTGACAGAGCCGCTAGAATTATGGAACTAGATAGAAATTTAAGAGAAGTATTAATCAAGCCAAAAAGAGAACTTACTGTTAATTTCCCAGTACGCATGGATGATGGGTCAATCAAAGTTTTTACAGGTTA encodes the following:
- a CDS encoding ABC transporter ATP-binding protein; its protein translation is MPNSDKVILKVENLKKYFPVRAGVFKRTVAQVLAVDDISFEIKEGETLGLVGESGCGKSTTGMTILRLYEPTDGRIIMEEQDTTPWFMKGTTVNKYVKKIYSDRFEKMKKELGSEEEVIKKLDNQIDKKYAQLYFQNGVSEIRKDLLNNLAEKRRSFRKNAQVIFQDPYSSLNPRMRVLDIIGEGMKVNKMGTASEIRDRVANLMETVGLSKDYVYRYPHQFSGGQRQRVGIARALALDPKLIISDEAVSALDVSIQSQIINLMVDLKNDYGLTYVFIAHDLAVVKHISDRIAVMYLGKIAELTTKKELFDEPLHPYTVSLMSAIPIPDPEVKKKRVVLQGDVPSPLNPPSGCRFHPRCPIAKDICSKEEPPLKEVKPGHFVSCHFPGEFKI
- a CDS encoding SoxR reducing system RseC family protein; amino-acid sequence: MREVMDVIDKDESYVYLRTTRTQECESCAMKGGCTLLGGANELNLKAKNIEKVDVKKGDKVVVELPEVPVVKLSFLAYGIPLIVFLSIVSILYTLGFSDIFSFLAGILGLGITYFLIHQYDRKKLKDRYLPVILQKLEKKIDLKLHEKGEI
- the thrB gene encoding homoserine kinase, producing the protein MIRVKVPATTANIGPGFDSLGIALQLYNIIEVEEINFGLEINIPVEDQAYIETNEHNLVYQAMKRLFDAVNIHPKGLRINLINNIPIARGLGSSAACIVGGLVVANELLNNPLKKEEIIYLAATMDGHTDNILPAFVGGLTVGSLLEKEVKYVKMDLPTQLKLLAIIPDFHFSTKKARSLLPKNVPIEDAVFNISRVGLLVASLVTSHFENLSEATKDKIHQPYRKDFIPYWEEITSKLMKIGTKGYFLSGSGPTIMGILDGDYKNIEDEMVNFLSHFDQGYKVTVLDVCHNGLEVINDEGSNGCYR
- a CDS encoding RNA polymerase sigma factor — encoded protein: MIEEKFIEDLKKNDPDAFKKLYEEYAPKIYGVLKNYVNHDEIEDALQEVFIRIIKGINGFKGLSKLSTWIYRIAVNVGKNYSRKYQRSKETSVDFEDETDQNPNIQAISNTNVKNEVLEELDYQMILNIMEKLDKEERLLIKLRDIDGMSYNEIAEIMEIPLGTVKSKLHYARKKLRQFIEEANLV